Proteins from one Fischerella sp. PCC 9605 genomic window:
- a CDS encoding SBBP repeat-containing protein, translated as MDEFDLSVLLWTPGSDLSTGSPGAKFEAVFARKGNDTIYAYDPGVSNPNQNIDFLFGDIFDNSEEEYEIILNIQATPQGGNPLLILERDIPSVGADRFVLGDEIQPYYTSSSPDTLGTTNFLGLNEFAVIYDFDKEQDTIQLNGKRKDYRLVEVNGLKVEGVDQPFYGEAIFSVQQGLPDLVAFVISKPEVDLDLKDKYFRFVGEKPQQKPAKRRIGQLGTTGIDLSLDAATDPSGNLYLAGYTSGPLQGTNQGLADAWVAKFDNKGNKLLGKQIGTPGGDSAYATATDNDGNFYLAGFTTGDLFSSKQSQSQDAWVAKYDSNGNLLWGKQFGANLTGGFSNPAFGLEVDEEGNVYLSGLGIKENTRTDIFNFPVQDDSWVAKFDSNGNQQWFTEIKDPSASFPFSETPFFDESYDLAIDKDGNTYLTGWTQGLVKESDPSRQLLKYDAWLAKVNPDGQVQWVQQFGSQNEGLEFSWAVDTDSQGNIYTTGWTTGDLAAENNKSYDIWLSKFSPDGTQLWTKQFGSQGDDGMFASDMEIDSQDNIFLTGYTNDRFGKGQKDGSYNAWVGKFDTEGNNNWIQQFGSKKNLDYGIGLATHNNDKLYVTGITEAFLGNNNTGANGAAVDAWVAELNPKNGRLRKFTNGGSTATANDITSIDNPTPISTVDVSNKIVTEEKLPSGDNIINPAQGINTPGSSTVDYGQIISGLGSIFDPNSQNTFPTALASAVNSSSITI; from the coding sequence ATGGATGAATTTGACCTAAGTGTTTTATTATGGACTCCTGGTAGTGATTTAAGCACAGGATCTCCAGGAGCTAAATTTGAAGCCGTTTTTGCCCGCAAAGGAAACGATACTATCTACGCTTACGATCCTGGTGTAAGCAATCCTAACCAAAACATTGATTTTTTGTTCGGCGACATATTTGACAACTCTGAAGAAGAGTATGAAATTATACTGAATATTCAGGCTACTCCGCAAGGAGGTAATCCATTACTCATTCTAGAGAGGGATATACCATCTGTAGGGGCAGACAGATTTGTTCTGGGAGATGAAATTCAGCCCTACTATACCAGTAGCAGCCCGGATACTCTGGGTACCACGAATTTCCTTGGTTTAAACGAGTTCGCTGTAATTTATGATTTTGACAAAGAGCAAGATACCATACAGCTCAACGGCAAACGGAAAGACTATCGACTGGTAGAAGTTAATGGATTAAAGGTTGAAGGAGTCGATCAACCTTTTTATGGAGAGGCTATCTTTTCGGTGCAACAGGGATTACCAGACCTCGTTGCTTTTGTAATCTCGAAACCTGAAGTAGATTTAGATCTAAAGGACAAATATTTCCGGTTTGTGGGTGAAAAGCCACAACAAAAACCAGCAAAAAGGAGGATTGGGCAATTAGGGACTACCGGTATTGATCTCAGTCTTGATGCTGCTACAGATCCTTCGGGCAATCTCTATTTAGCAGGCTATACTAGTGGACCTTTGCAAGGAACCAATCAAGGTCTTGCAGATGCCTGGGTAGCCAAATTTGACAACAAGGGCAACAAGTTGCTGGGTAAGCAGATAGGCACTCCTGGTGGTGATTCAGCTTATGCCACTGCCACAGACAATGACGGTAACTTCTACCTGGCAGGATTCACCACAGGCGATTTATTTTCATCCAAGCAGTCACAAAGTCAGGATGCTTGGGTGGCTAAATATGACAGCAATGGCAATCTGTTGTGGGGTAAGCAGTTTGGAGCTAATTTGACTGGTGGTTTTTCTAATCCCGCTTTTGGCCTTGAAGTAGATGAAGAAGGCAATGTTTACTTATCAGGATTAGGAATTAAGGAAAATACAAGAACAGACATCTTCAACTTTCCTGTTCAAGATGATTCCTGGGTAGCCAAATTTGACAGCAATGGCAACCAGCAGTGGTTTACGGAGATCAAGGATCCCTCAGCCAGTTTCCCTTTTAGTGAAACTCCCTTTTTTGACGAATCTTACGACCTTGCGATCGACAAGGATGGCAACACCTACCTGACAGGATGGACGCAAGGCTTAGTCAAAGAGTCAGATCCATCTCGACAACTTTTGAAATATGATGCCTGGTTGGCAAAGGTGAACCCCGACGGTCAGGTACAGTGGGTTCAACAGTTTGGGAGTCAAAATGAGGGTCTGGAATTTTCATGGGCTGTTGACACTGACAGCCAGGGCAATATCTACACTACAGGATGGACTACGGGCGATTTAGCGGCAGAGAATAACAAGTCTTATGATATTTGGCTCTCCAAATTTAGCCCCGATGGGACTCAGCTGTGGACTAAACAGTTTGGTTCTCAAGGTGACGATGGCATGTTCGCATCTGACATGGAGATTGATTCACAAGACAATATCTTCCTGACAGGATATACTAATGACAGGTTCGGTAAAGGCCAAAAAGATGGTAGTTATAATGCCTGGGTAGGAAAGTTCGATACCGAAGGCAACAATAACTGGATTCAGCAGTTCGGAAGCAAAAAGAATCTTGACTACGGTATTGGTCTTGCCACTCACAACAACGATAAGCTTTACGTGACTGGAATTACTGAAGCTTTTTTGGGAAATAACAATACTGGGGCTAATGGCGCGGCTGTGGATGCCTGGGTGGCTGAGTTAAACCCCAAAAATGGAAGATTGCGAAAATTTACTAACGGTGGTTCAACGGCAACAGCAAATGATATCACCAGTATCGACAATCCTACTCCAATTTCCACGGTTGATGTGAGTAATAAGATTGTTACTGAGGAGAAGCTACCCAGTGGCGATAACATTATTAACCCCGCTCAAGGGATCAATACCCCCGGCAGCAGTACAGTAGACTATGGGCAAATCATTTCTGGCCTTGGTTCCATATTCGATCCTAATAGTCAAAACACTTTCCCAACAGCCTTAGCCAGTGCAGTTAATAGCAGTAGTATAACAATTTAA
- a CDS encoding translocation/assembly module TamB domain-containing protein, with the protein MSNSPNRDCKFQTLHSNKHLWLLILSRSGIAVSGILLFGLAGGAWRLWKFIHKELTPLAQKSLTTTLNRPVQLGEVKEFSLVGVKFGASAIPATPTDPDSVAVDAVEVGFDPLQLLFRHNLKLDVTLVNPDVYVEQDEQGRWITTTIAKPGNAQPIQTDLDKLRFRNANVVLVPNSQRITAGVVTEDTAKLPPSPPPPLSSSPVAFSLVNGTAQLREDNQVIRLDLAGQPSSSGSVSLKGDVGLKTLATNLQIRGQDLVASDVTRLVKLPLALQAGQVSGDLQMQFQLGQTQPPLLFGNVDLQRVQFQVPRVPQPFINSQGTLRFQGTEIKLDSVTGSYGKIPLVANGVIDTKTGYKVAGGVNGVNVADVQETLKLKLPVPVTGEVKADLQFVGKLTQPILSGVVVASKPARVDKVDFDSASAKFEFSPKDAVIAFRDIQGKAKVGGEVTGTGTVGLSTTPQLNFNLTAKNVPGDAIAQLYNSKPSFPVGTVSGTAQLTGTADNVKTTVQFQAPQAQYPATGEVVVNGDRSFSFRNVVASVAGGTVQAAGSWNNQGWQAVADASQVQVERFVNPSQLQNISLNDAHFNGRLILSGNSAPFKIASIRTQNAKVKVAGGTVAVSKIQFEEKSFSTQLVADGVRLGRLFKQSPPALKPALQGSLAGTFQVSGRTDAFDLKTLRSNGSARLAVGDGKVTAANIQLANGVYQAQLQADNVPMQQLTQVPEQFRGRLTGQFNVAGSVESFQPQNIQANGQARVKIGDGTVNAVKIQVANGRYQAQLQAKKVPLQQLAKVPQQFNGNLDGQFKVGGSVESFQPQTIQANGQAQLNVGSGKVKAANIQVANGRYQAVLDAAGVDLKRFSQQLQGKLGGKVQVAGNLGTFNLADVRAAGQVQFSQGLAGIDRPLTAVVGWNGEKLLVKRATAPGLKANGYILASTNLGSIPEITELNLNVQAQNYNLQQLPLKLPNEVDLAGKADFSGQIRGKLPVPNLTGQLALRDLTVNQFAFESVLAGNVQSAQGKGLNLNVTGKRDKIALNLDANNRPNSFAVQWQQAAATGQAQGDNLALKVESFPLQVLNLPVPANTFLGNGNVAGSLSGDFQINQKTLAVAGGMAIAQPQAGRIKGDRLQAQFRYEDGKTTLTDSAFIKGKSRYAFAGTFTPAAAKPQIKGKLTVSQGEIQDVLTTLKLFELEDFQRGTAGSSYGSASDLKTVSVGLPDQPILNQIQRFSEIKTLLAQQQQQQRDASLLPELADLKGTFNGEVAVDTATANKPSVQFNLNGQNFVWGQEDEPDRMYTAQQVIAQGSFENGVLRLLPLRIESKDKLIAFTGNIGGTGQSGQLRVTNFPLEVLSNYVKLPVGLTGNINTTATLAGSIANPQAKGELQITDGTLNQKGIESANASFSYNDGRLNFGSSVMAAGSEPVTITGSIPYKLPFASVKPNSDQINLDVKVKNEGLAVLNLLTDQVAFEKGEGEVNVTVRGTKEQPQVNGIASIKGATFSAQALPEKLTNVTGKAQFDFDRIKVESLQGKFSKGNVAVKGELPIFSDSQKQTDNPLNVSLNQLAVNLKGRYQGGVSGNLEITGSALNPLIGGNLQLTNGQVLITESANNAINAAKQSQDVTLAKATKQGKSEVSKTVTRFKDLQLVLDKNVDVALPPILSFRATGTLSVNGSLNNPEPEGTIKLRGGDVNLFTTQFNLAGGYEHKATFRGNQNPDLDIRLIAKVLDVNPSQVTNSPLSSEIDDGIISSFEPVNTVRVEARIDGPASQLDQNLELRSTPPRNQTEIVALLGGGFVETLGRGDSTLGLVNLAGSALNIQRAFNQIGNAFGLSELRLFPTISSDGTEFTRRNFSMDLAAEAGVDVSRNFSFSALKILTSDKPPQFGVNYRINSEMRLRTSTDLSGDNRAVLEYEDRF; encoded by the coding sequence ATGAGTAACTCTCCCAATCGCGATTGTAAATTCCAAACCCTCCATAGCAACAAGCATTTATGGTTGCTGATCTTGAGTCGTAGTGGCATTGCTGTCAGTGGAATTTTGCTATTTGGACTTGCAGGTGGTGCTTGGCGGTTGTGGAAATTTATCCACAAAGAGTTAACGCCATTGGCACAAAAAAGTCTTACCACTACGCTTAATCGTCCGGTTCAATTGGGAGAAGTTAAAGAATTTTCGCTTGTGGGGGTAAAGTTTGGGGCTTCAGCTATTCCAGCAACACCTACAGATCCAGACAGTGTTGCAGTCGATGCTGTGGAGGTGGGCTTTGATCCATTGCAGTTACTGTTTAGGCACAACCTGAAGCTAGATGTCACCTTAGTCAATCCTGATGTTTACGTCGAACAGGATGAACAAGGGCGCTGGATTACGACGACCATAGCGAAGCCAGGTAATGCCCAACCGATTCAAACTGATTTGGATAAACTTCGGTTTCGCAATGCCAATGTGGTGTTAGTTCCGAATAGTCAGAGGATAACAGCAGGGGTAGTAACAGAAGACACGGCGAAACTCCCCCCATCTCCCCCTCCTCCACTCTCCTCCTCCCCGGTGGCATTTTCACTGGTAAATGGCACTGCCCAATTGCGAGAAGATAACCAGGTGATTAGGTTGGACTTAGCAGGACAACCTAGCAGTAGTGGCAGTGTTTCTTTGAAGGGAGATGTAGGTCTAAAAACACTAGCAACCAATTTACAAATACGAGGGCAAGACTTAGTAGCCTCTGATGTTACTCGCTTGGTCAAGTTACCACTAGCGTTACAGGCTGGTCAAGTCAGTGGTGACTTACAGATGCAGTTCCAGTTAGGACAAACTCAGCCGCCTTTGTTGTTTGGTAATGTAGATTTGCAAAGGGTTCAGTTTCAAGTTCCCCGAGTACCACAACCCTTTATTAATTCCCAAGGAACTCTTCGCTTCCAAGGAACGGAAATCAAACTCGATAGTGTCACTGGCAGTTACGGCAAAATCCCGCTAGTAGCTAATGGTGTTATCGACACCAAAACTGGTTACAAGGTGGCAGGGGGTGTTAATGGGGTAAATGTAGCTGATGTCCAAGAAACTCTCAAGCTCAAACTACCTGTACCTGTAACTGGGGAAGTCAAAGCAGATTTGCAATTTGTGGGAAAACTGACCCAGCCGATTCTTTCTGGTGTTGTTGTGGCCAGCAAACCAGCCCGGGTCGACAAAGTTGATTTTGATAGCGCCAGTGCTAAGTTTGAGTTTTCGCCAAAAGATGCTGTAATTGCTTTTAGAGATATTCAAGGCAAAGCGAAAGTCGGTGGTGAGGTTACTGGTACTGGCACGGTTGGGTTGAGTACAACTCCCCAGTTGAATTTTAATTTAACCGCAAAGAATGTTCCTGGAGATGCGATCGCTCAACTTTACAATTCCAAACCTTCGTTCCCAGTTGGTACTGTCTCGGGAACAGCCCAACTGACTGGTACTGCTGACAACGTTAAAACAACAGTGCAATTCCAAGCACCGCAAGCCCAGTACCCTGCTACTGGTGAAGTCGTTGTTAATGGCGATCGCAGTTTTTCTTTTCGCAATGTAGTTGCAAGTGTAGCTGGTGGCACAGTCCAAGCTGCTGGCAGTTGGAATAACCAGGGCTGGCAAGCAGTAGCCGATGCTTCGCAAGTACAGGTAGAACGCTTTGTCAACCCCAGCCAACTGCAAAATATATCTCTCAATGATGCCCACTTCAACGGTCGTCTCATCCTCTCAGGAAACTCCGCTCCTTTTAAAATAGCTAGCATTCGCACCCAAAATGCCAAAGTTAAAGTTGCGGGTGGTACGGTAGCAGTTTCTAAGATTCAATTCGAGGAAAAAAGCTTTTCCACCCAACTTGTAGCAGATGGTGTGCGGTTAGGGCGTTTGTTCAAACAGTCTCCCCCTGCATTAAAACCAGCATTACAAGGATCATTAGCAGGTACATTCCAAGTATCAGGAAGAACAGATGCTTTTGACCTGAAAACCCTCCGTAGCAATGGCTCAGCACGCTTGGCAGTCGGAGATGGGAAGGTTACTGCTGCAAATATCCAATTGGCTAATGGAGTATATCAAGCGCAACTGCAAGCAGATAACGTGCCAATGCAACAGTTAACACAAGTACCCGAGCAATTTCGTGGTAGGTTAACTGGTCAGTTCAACGTCGCGGGTTCTGTAGAATCTTTCCAGCCGCAGAATATTCAAGCTAACGGTCAGGCACGTGTCAAGATTGGTGATGGCACAGTTAACGCTGTGAAGATCCAAGTTGCGAACGGTCGCTATCAGGCACAACTGCAAGCAAAGAAGGTGCCGTTGCAGCAACTAGCAAAAGTACCCCAACAATTTAACGGTAACTTAGATGGTCAGTTCAAAGTTGGGGGTTCTGTAGAATCTTTCCAGCCGCAAACCATCCAAGCTAACGGTCAAGCACAACTCAATGTTGGTAGTGGCAAAGTTAAGGCTGCAAATATCCAAGTCGCTAATGGACGCTATCAGGCTGTACTTGATGCTGCGGGTGTAGATTTAAAGCGGTTTTCCCAGCAGTTGCAGGGTAAGTTGGGTGGCAAGGTACAAGTTGCAGGAAATCTGGGCACTTTTAATTTAGCTGATGTGCGTGCGGCGGGTCAGGTGCAGTTTTCTCAAGGTCTGGCTGGCATTGATCGACCGCTGACAGCGGTTGTTGGCTGGAATGGAGAAAAGTTGCTCGTTAAGCGAGCAACTGCCCCTGGTTTAAAAGCCAATGGTTACATATTAGCCAGCACCAATCTCGGTAGCATACCGGAAATTACTGAGTTAAATTTAAATGTCCAAGCACAAAATTACAATCTGCAACAGTTGCCGCTCAAGTTGCCCAACGAAGTAGATTTGGCAGGAAAAGCTGATTTTAGCGGACAAATCAGAGGTAAATTACCAGTACCAAATCTGACAGGGCAACTGGCACTGAGAGATTTAACGGTTAATCAGTTTGCTTTTGAATCGGTTTTAGCGGGAAATGTTCAATCGGCGCAAGGAAAAGGTTTAAATTTGAATGTCACAGGTAAGCGTGACAAAATTGCCCTTAACCTAGATGCGAATAATCGCCCCAATTCTTTTGCAGTGCAATGGCAACAAGCTGCGGCAACTGGTCAAGCACAGGGTGATAATCTGGCGCTGAAAGTAGAAAGCTTTCCTTTGCAGGTGTTGAATTTACCTGTGCCTGCAAATACTTTTTTGGGTAATGGTAATGTTGCAGGCTCATTAAGCGGAGATTTTCAGATTAATCAGAAGACTTTAGCTGTAGCGGGAGGGATGGCGATCGCTCAACCACAAGCTGGTCGTATTAAAGGCGATCGCTTGCAGGCTCAGTTCCGCTATGAAGATGGTAAGACAACCCTCACTGATAGCGCCTTCATCAAAGGCAAAAGTCGCTATGCCTTTGCTGGTACTTTCACGCCAGCAGCTGCAAAACCCCAAATCAAGGGCAAACTCACAGTCAGCCAAGGTGAAATCCAAGATGTTTTAACAACTCTCAAATTATTTGAACTAGAAGATTTCCAACGCGGTACTGCTGGATCGAGCTATGGCAGTGCTAGCGACCTCAAAACTGTATCAGTAGGTTTGCCAGACCAGCCTATATTAAATCAAATTCAACGCTTTTCAGAAATTAAAACACTGCTAGCACAACAGCAACAACAACAGCGCGATGCTTCTTTGTTACCAGAGTTAGCAGATTTAAAAGGAACTTTCAATGGTGAGGTTGCTGTCGATACTGCCACGGCTAACAAACCGTCAGTGCAGTTTAATTTGAATGGTCAAAATTTTGTCTGGGGACAAGAAGACGAACCAGACCGTATGTATACAGCACAGCAAGTTATTGCTCAAGGTAGTTTTGAAAATGGTGTTCTCAGGTTACTACCTTTACGGATCGAGTCTAAAGACAAGCTAATTGCTTTCACTGGCAATATTGGCGGTACAGGACAATCTGGTCAGTTACGGGTAACAAATTTTCCTTTAGAGGTGCTGAGTAACTATGTGAAGCTGCCAGTTGGTTTGACCGGTAATATCAACACTACAGCAACTTTAGCAGGTAGCATAGCCAATCCTCAGGCAAAAGGGGAATTGCAAATTACAGATGGAACCCTGAATCAAAAAGGGATAGAATCAGCGAATGCCAGTTTCAGCTATAACGATGGACGTCTGAACTTTGGTAGTAGCGTCATGGCTGCTGGTTCCGAACCTGTTACTATCACTGGCAGCATCCCTTACAAGTTACCTTTTGCTTCGGTAAAACCAAATAGCGATCAAATTAATCTAGATGTCAAGGTAAAAAACGAAGGATTAGCAGTATTAAACTTGTTGACCGATCAGGTTGCGTTTGAAAAGGGAGAGGGAGAAGTCAACGTAACAGTGCGAGGAACGAAAGAACAGCCACAGGTCAATGGTATAGCTAGTATCAAGGGTGCAACCTTTTCTGCTCAGGCGTTACCAGAAAAGCTGACTAATGTGACAGGAAAAGCCCAGTTTGATTTTGACCGCATCAAAGTAGAAAGTCTCCAAGGCAAATTTAGCAAAGGCAATGTAGCAGTCAAAGGAGAACTTCCTATTTTTAGTGATTCACAAAAGCAAACAGATAATCCCCTCAACGTTTCTCTCAATCAGTTGGCTGTGAACTTAAAGGGACGGTATCAAGGAGGCGTTAGTGGTAACTTGGAGATTACTGGTTCTGCCCTTAACCCCCTCATTGGCGGTAATCTGCAACTGACTAATGGTCAAGTTTTAATCACAGAATCGGCTAACAACGCTATTAACGCTGCCAAACAAAGTCAAGATGTTACACTCGCAAAAGCAACCAAGCAAGGGAAATCTGAAGTTAGCAAAACAGTAACACGGTTTAAAGACCTACAGCTTGTACTTGACAAAAACGTAGATGTTGCCCTGCCACCGATTCTGAGTTTCAGAGCTACTGGTACTCTCAGTGTCAACGGTTCACTAAACAATCCAGAACCTGAAGGAACTATTAAACTACGGGGTGGAGACGTGAATTTGTTTACTACCCAATTTAACCTTGCCGGTGGCTATGAACACAAAGCTACTTTTAGAGGAAATCAAAACCCCGATCTGGATATCCGCTTAATTGCCAAAGTACTAGATGTTAATCCTTCACAGGTGACAAACTCACCTCTATCCTCTGAAATCGACGATGGAATTATTAGCTCTTTTGAACCTGTAAATACTGTTCGTGTCGAAGCCAGAATTGATGGCCCAGCCAGCCAACTCGACCAAAACCTGGAATTGAGAAGCACTCCTCCCCGCAACCAAACAGAAATAGTTGCCTTACTTGGGGGTGGTTTTGTGGAAACGCTAGGACGTGGCGACAGTACGCTAGGGCTTGTCAACTTAGCAGGCTCAGCTCTAAATATTCAGCGAGCTTTTAATCAGATTGGCAATGCTTTTGGTTTAAGTGAACTGCGTTTGTTTCCTACTATCTCTTCTGATGGTACAGAATTTACAAGGAGAAATTTCTCGATGGATCTGGCTGCTGAAGCTGGGGTTGATGTTTCCCGTAATTTTTCTTTTTCTGCTCTCAAGATTTTGACAAGCGACAAACCACCTCAATTTGGTGTTAACTACCGTATTAATTCTGAAATGCGTTTGCGTACTTCCACAGACTTATCTGGTGATAATCGAGCAGTCTTGGAGTATGAAGATAGGTTTTAG